One window from the genome of Candidatus Binatia bacterium encodes:
- a CDS encoding pantothenate kinase has protein sequence MIVGIDIGGSTTDAVFLDGETRVVSVEANDPVAAAAGAFGKLIGDLRLPPSAIATIAATGGGARRLGDELLGVPVVKVPELTAIGVGGITLAEQNEALVVSMGTGTAMVAVKGTDIRHVGGTGVGGGTLLGLSKHLLNVGQLATLEELADHGDLSRIDLTVGDVAGGPVGNLPADATASNFGKVSSDAKPEDKARALVNMIAEVIVVVSVLAARANRLDSIVLTGKLLRVRPFVERIKATRFLFERHFIIPPHAEYATAIGAARRVAAGKDPAPPGSTSMPVG, from the coding sequence ATGATCGTCGGTATCGACATCGGCGGTTCGACCACCGACGCGGTCTTCCTCGACGGCGAAACGCGCGTCGTCAGCGTCGAGGCGAACGACCCCGTGGCGGCGGCCGCCGGGGCATTCGGCAAATTGATCGGCGACCTGCGCCTGCCGCCATCGGCCATCGCCACCATCGCCGCGACGGGAGGCGGGGCCCGCCGGCTCGGCGACGAACTGCTCGGCGTGCCCGTGGTCAAGGTTCCGGAACTCACGGCCATCGGCGTCGGCGGTATAACCCTGGCCGAACAGAACGAGGCGCTGGTGGTATCGATGGGCACGGGAACCGCGATGGTGGCAGTGAAAGGCACCGATATCCGTCACGTCGGCGGAACCGGGGTGGGTGGCGGGACACTGCTGGGACTGTCGAAACACCTGCTCAATGTCGGTCAGCTCGCCACCCTGGAGGAGCTGGCGGACCACGGCGATCTGTCGCGAATAGACCTGACCGTCGGTGACGTCGCCGGCGGGCCGGTGGGCAATCTGCCAGCCGATGCGACGGCGAGCAACTTCGGCAAAGTGTCGTCGGACGCCAAGCCCGAGGACAAGGCGCGCGCGCTGGTCAATATGATCGCCGAGGTGATCGTCGTGGTCAGCGTCCTCGCGGCCCGCGCCAACCGGCTCGATTCCATCGTTCTCACCGGCAAGCTGCTGCGCGTCAGACCGTTCGTCGAGCGCATCAAGGCGACGCGTTTCCTGTTCGAGCGGCATTTCATCATTCCGCCTCATGCCGAGTATGCCACTGCCATCGGTGCCGCCCGCCGCGTCGCGGCGGGGAAAGATCCGGCACCGCCGGGGTCAACCTCGATGCCCGTCGGTTGA